The following proteins are co-located in the Ailuropoda melanoleuca isolate Jingjing chromosome 13, ASM200744v2, whole genome shotgun sequence genome:
- the DSN1 gene encoding kinetochore-associated protein DSN1 homolog isoform X1 yields the protein MTSVIRSETTEVLEEEPVTSKTHDHPLESDPTLVEVCSKSPASLEMTQGISEERIHLGSCPKMRGSCDLGHQEGLQSRSLRLFPQEQSPNRQDKSQSWRRASMKEMSRRKSLPAFHQGITELSRSISANLTESKRLVALLLSSFQFSVQKIEPFLMDTEGFSLESFRAKASSLSEELKHFAESLESNGTLQKCFEDSKGKESDLSLETSVAEMKEYITKYSLERQSWDQLLQHYQKEAEEIISRGSAETKVTEVEVEPAAYLGSSQSEVLNTKPDYQKILQNQNKVFDYMELVMDELQGSVKQLHAFMDESTQCLQKVSVQLGKRSTQQLDPSPARKLLKLQPQNPPATHCSRSCQ from the exons ATGACTTCAGTAATTAGATCGGAAACTACTGAAG TGCTAGAAGAGGAACCGGTGACATCTAAGACTCATGATCATCCACTGGAATCGGATCCCACCCTGGTGGAAGTGTGTAGCAAATCACCTGCCTCCCTGGAGATGACTCAAGGCATTTCAGAGGAAAGAATTCACCTTGGCTCTTGCCCTAAAATGAGGGGAAGTTGTGATCTTGGCCACCAGGAGGGACTTCAGTCCAGGTCCCTTCGTTTGTTCCCCCAAGAACAATCTCCCAATCGTCAAGACAAGAGTCAATCTTGGCGGCGAGCAAGTATGAAAGAAATGAGCCGGCGGAAGTCACTGCCTGCCTTTCATCAGGGCATCACAG AGCTCAGCAGATCCATCAGTGCCAACTTAACAGAAAGCAAACGGCTGGTTGCTCTcctgctttccagcttccag tTCTCTGTTCAGAAAATTGAACCTTTCCTAATggacactgagggcttcagtCTTGAAAGTTTTAGAGCCAAAG catcTTCTCTTTCTGAAGAATTGAAACATTTTGCAGAGAGCCTGGAAAGTAATGGAACTctacaaaaatgttttgaagattCAAAAGG AAAAGAATCAGATTTGTCTCTGGAAACGTCAGTGGCTGAGATGAAGGAATACATAACAAA ATATTCTTTAGAACGTCAGTCTTGGGATCAGCTCTTGCAGCACTACCAGAAGGAGGCTGAAGAGATCATATCCAG aggaTCAGCTGAAACCAAAGTTACTGAAGTTGAAGTGGAACCTGCAGCATATCTTGGATCTTCCCAGAGTGAGGTCCTTAATACAAAGCCTGACTACCAGAAGATATTGCAGAACCAGAATAAAGTCTTTGATTATATGGAGCTGGTG ATGGACGAACTGCAAGGCTCAGTGAAGCAGCTGCATGCTTTTATGGATGAAAGTACCCAATGTCTCCAGAAGGTGTCAGTACAGCTCG GGAAGAGAAGCACACAACAGTTAGATCCCTCACCAGCTCGAAAACTGCTCAAGCTTCAGCCACAGAACCCACCTGCCACACATTGCTCTAGGTCTTGTCAGTGA
- the DSN1 gene encoding kinetochore-associated protein DSN1 homolog isoform X2, with protein MTSVIRSETTEELSRSISANLTESKRLVALLLSSFQFSVQKIEPFLMDTEGFSLESFRAKASSLSEELKHFAESLESNGTLQKCFEDSKGKESDLSLETSVAEMKEYITKYSLERQSWDQLLQHYQKEAEEIISRGSAETKVTEVEVEPAAYLGSSQSEVLNTKPDYQKILQNQNKVFDYMELVMDELQGSVKQLHAFMDESTQCLQKVSVQLGKRSTQQLDPSPARKLLKLQPQNPPATHCSRSCQ; from the exons ATGACTTCAGTAATTAGATCGGAAACTACTGAAG AGCTCAGCAGATCCATCAGTGCCAACTTAACAGAAAGCAAACGGCTGGTTGCTCTcctgctttccagcttccag tTCTCTGTTCAGAAAATTGAACCTTTCCTAATggacactgagggcttcagtCTTGAAAGTTTTAGAGCCAAAG catcTTCTCTTTCTGAAGAATTGAAACATTTTGCAGAGAGCCTGGAAAGTAATGGAACTctacaaaaatgttttgaagattCAAAAGG AAAAGAATCAGATTTGTCTCTGGAAACGTCAGTGGCTGAGATGAAGGAATACATAACAAA ATATTCTTTAGAACGTCAGTCTTGGGATCAGCTCTTGCAGCACTACCAGAAGGAGGCTGAAGAGATCATATCCAG aggaTCAGCTGAAACCAAAGTTACTGAAGTTGAAGTGGAACCTGCAGCATATCTTGGATCTTCCCAGAGTGAGGTCCTTAATACAAAGCCTGACTACCAGAAGATATTGCAGAACCAGAATAAAGTCTTTGATTATATGGAGCTGGTG ATGGACGAACTGCAAGGCTCAGTGAAGCAGCTGCATGCTTTTATGGATGAAAGTACCCAATGTCTCCAGAAGGTGTCAGTACAGCTCG GGAAGAGAAGCACACAACAGTTAGATCCCTCACCAGCTCGAAAACTGCTCAAGCTTCAGCCACAGAACCCACCTGCCACACATTGCTCTAGGTCTTGTCAGTGA